The Nitrospirota bacterium genome contains the following window.
CAGACGGCACTGGAGCCTCGTAATCCACTCAATGCGCCTGATGTGATGGAACGAGCGGCGTTGGAGGCCTTTGCCGAGCCCTCATATCCACGTGAAAAAGTGATCAGCGAAGTGACTTCGAAAAGCGGATTATTGCGCCTCATGTTTCCGCTCTATACGACAAGGAAATGCTTGGATTGCCACGGTGATCCCAAAGGAGCACCGGACAGGACCGGTTATCCCCGTGAAGGACTTAGACTCGGACAAAATGCCGGTGCAATCAGTGTGGTGATCCCGATTCGACCATGAAACGGATGGCTGTGTTTTTGTGCGTAGTGATCGTCGTCGGCTCCGGTAATCTTTGGGGAGCCGATCGAGTGGAGACATCTGCTGCAAAGCCGGCAGGGAGTGGGGTCATTGTCCATAGTGACGGGTATATATTGACCGCGGACCACGTGGTTGCCAATGCTAAGAAGGTCTTCGTCGTGACAGCTGGAGATTTCCGCGCGCCGGCAACCATCATCAGCACCGATTCTGAACACGACCTCGCTTTGCTCAAGATTGAAACGGTGGGACTGACGGAGGCACCCATCGGCTATGCGGGCGCCGTCCGACTCGATCAAGAAATTGTCACCGTGGGATTTTCATTTGGCCTCCGAGAGGTCTCTGTGACCCGTGGTCGGATCGCAGCGGTGCGGACAAAGGGTGTCCAGCGGGTCTTTCAAGTGGATGCGGCCATCAATCCCGGCAACAGCGGAGGCCCCATCTTCAATCGACGCGGAGAGGTAGTGGGCCTCCTGACCACCAAATTTACCCATCCTTCCGGCATCGTCCCGGAAGGGATGTCCTTTGCGCTGCCAATTAGCTATGCCACGCCTCTCCTCGCAAATATTCCGGATTTCGACTTTGCGATGATCGGGAAAGGGAGGAAGAATGTTAAGGGAGGCGGTGCGGCCGAAGTCCTTACCAAAGTAATCGTCAAGACCACGGTTCTTATCGAGACAGTCAGGAACACCGAGGTTGCCTCGATTCCACCGCTTCCAGATCAGGTTGCCGGAGCATCGTCAAAGAACGATCCTCGGGACTCTGCCTTGCCGCGCCTACAGCCGAGCCCGGTGCGTGAACAGGCGCCGAGCGCACAGAACGAGGAGGCGATCGTGAGGGTGAACGACCAATTACGGACGGCCCAGCAAGAAGAACTGAAGCAGTTGACTCAGCGCGGGATTGCTCAACCGGAGGGGATGGTCGTGATCCCAGCCGGAGAGTTTTTAATGGGTGCGGAGGATGGGCAGCAAGATGCTCGTCCGATGCATCGAGTGTATCTCAGTTCTTATTGGTTCGACATCTATGAAGTGACGAACGCAGGGTACCGACAGTGTGTTGAAGGAGGGGGCTGTACGCCGCCCAAAGATCGCCAGACATTCGACGACCCTCACCGCACGCAGCATCCTGTGACCAACATTACCTGGAACCAGGCGCGATCCTTTTGCCAGTGGCAAGGTAAACGATTGCCGACAGAAGCTGAATGGGAAAAGGCGGCTCGAGGGACGGATGGCCGCCGTTACCCCTGGGGCAATGACGAAGAGGTGATCAAGAGTCGTGTGAGAAATGGAGAGCTTAGGACCGGCGTCAACGGAACCGAGTTTGTTGGGCGCCAGGCGGCGACAGCATCGCCCTATGGGGTCTTTGGCTTGGTCGGTAGTGTGTCACAGTGGGTAAAGGATTGGTACGCAGAGGACTTTTACCAGACGTCTCCGGTCAGAGACCCACAGGGACCGGCACGTGGCTCCTTCCGGGTGTTGCGGGGCGGGGAATGGAACGAAAAACCACCGGATCTCCGGGCCAGCTATCGAGGGTGGGATGAAGTGACCTACTGGGGACCAACACTCGGCGTACGCTGCGCGGGAGATGTGCCCTGATTGTGCGCTTTTCCCTGTGACGTCTTGGTATGGGCAGAATGAGACATCCCGTTAAGGCGCCGTCAGTCTACCTCATGGGTTTCTGGCAGCTGATCACAGTTTTGTTTGTGAGCAATGTTCCAGCTTATGCGGAGTGGGTGGCAGTTGAGAAAGACAATCTGTTGCCGGGACTACAGACTCTGTACATCGAGGCGGACACCATTCGCAGAGAAGGGAATTTGGCGACGGTGTGGCAATTAATCGATTTTAAGTGGATGCAAGGAAGTGCGAGAGGCCCTTCCAGATTCTTATCGACAACGACTCACAAACAACTCGACTGCCGCGAAAAGCTTGTTCGATTGCTCGCGTATACGGAGTTTTCACTCCAGATGGGATCTGGTATCCGGGTTGATGGATATGTAGACAAGGACCGCTGGCTCCCAGTTGAACCGGAAAGTATCAATTCCGCTCTGTGGGAACTCGCCTGTGGTCAGGAGTGATCGTACAGCCGCGGCGAAAGAGCAAAGAGATGCCTGCTTAGTCAGCCTGGACACCGGCCAACTTGAGCACCAGCATCCATTCGGCTTCCGTCACCGGCTGAACAGAGAGGCGGGATCCTTTTCGCAGCAAGATCATGTTCTTCAACTTCGGTTCCTGTCTCAGCCGGTCGAGTGACAGACTGGATTTGAATGTCTGACGATACTGGATGTCCACCATATCCCATCGTGGAGCAGAGGGAGTACTGGCTGGGTCGTAGTGGTGGCTGGTCTTGTCAAACTGCGTTTCGTCCTGATAGGCAGTCCGCACGATCTCTGCAATCCCTACGACAGCGGGCGGATCGGCGTTGCTATGGTAAAAAAGCACTTGGTCGCCGACAGCCATATCACGCAAGAAGTTGCGCGCCTGGTAGTTCCGTACACCATCCCAACAGGTAGTCCGTCTCGGGGATTGTGCAAGATCATCGATCGAAAAGACTCGTGGTTCCGATTTCATCAGCCAATAGCGTCGTCCTCGTAGCATTTCGTTACCTTGCCTCTCGTATGGCAACAACGTGTAGAGCTTGCTTAGACCATGCCCCGAGCGTATAAACTATCTCTTTGCCAAAAAACAAGGGAGGGAGATGCAAACCTTCTCCCTCCCGCTAAGCCGTGTTCCATGGAAAACTCCAAATCGTTGATCCTCGGGCAACGGTGGGCGAAACATGTTCGCGCGTGGTTGAAAGACTCGACAGGAAGAACCGGACAGATCATGTGCTACAAAACCGGACCACGTAACTTACGATCTACATGGGATTAACAAAGGGCTTGACTCTTAACCGGACACTACGATATACACCAAAGAGTTTTGCTGTGTTATTCTCTTTCTCACACACAGACGAAGTGC
Protein-coding sequences here:
- a CDS encoding SUMF1/EgtB/PvdO family nonheme iron enzyme, giving the protein MKRMAVFLCVVIVVGSGNLWGADRVETSAAKPAGSGVIVHSDGYILTADHVVANAKKVFVVTAGDFRAPATIISTDSEHDLALLKIETVGLTEAPIGYAGAVRLDQEIVTVGFSFGLREVSVTRGRIAAVRTKGVQRVFQVDAAINPGNSGGPIFNRRGEVVGLLTTKFTHPSGIVPEGMSFALPISYATPLLANIPDFDFAMIGKGRKNVKGGGAAEVLTKVIVKTTVLIETVRNTEVASIPPLPDQVAGASSKNDPRDSALPRLQPSPVREQAPSAQNEEAIVRVNDQLRTAQQEELKQLTQRGIAQPEGMVVIPAGEFLMGAEDGQQDARPMHRVYLSSYWFDIYEVTNAGYRQCVEGGGCTPPKDRQTFDDPHRTQHPVTNITWNQARSFCQWQGKRLPTEAEWEKAARGTDGRRYPWGNDEEVIKSRVRNGELRTGVNGTEFVGRQAATASPYGVFGLVGSVSQWVKDWYAEDFYQTSPVRDPQGPARGSFRVLRGGEWNEKPPDLRASYRGWDEVTYWGPTLGVRCAGDVP
- a CDS encoding EVE domain-containing protein — translated: MLRGRRYWLMKSEPRVFSIDDLAQSPRRTTCWDGVRNYQARNFLRDMAVGDQVLFYHSNADPPAVVGIAEIVRTAYQDETQFDKTSHHYDPASTPSAPRWDMVDIQYRQTFKSSLSLDRLRQEPKLKNMILLRKGSRLSVQPVTEAEWMLVLKLAGVQAD